AGTTGCTGTAAAACTGGTTCAGGCTCTGCTGGATCGACAACAGCGGCAATATTGTAATGTGAATCGTATAGCAAAAATATATAGTTGTCAGAAAGTGCCGATAGTCGGATTACTTGCATTATCTATGCCTCTAACCTCAGTAGATAATTTGTGTTAAATAAACCATGATATCCAATAAACCACGGTACTGTTTACAAAATTGCAAAGAATTATTTATACTCAAACAATCCCTGCTATAATCATATAAAATCTTACCACTTGGTTATGCAAAAATACCCATGATAGCTGGAAAAATATGAATTTAGACAAACTCTTTGACAATTCAATTCAGAACTAACCAAGTGAATATGAGCTTTAGGTTTTTTATTCACTTCCGTTTAATTATTGCTAAATTGACCGTTGTAAGTTTGTAATATTATTGCGTCATAATAAGCCCACTGCCACAAAATATGATCTTACTCCAATACTTATATATTAATCAATCTTAAACTAAATTGCAACGTTATAGAGGGGGGTGATTTATTGATTTATGCAAAACTAGACCAATGAGGAATCATAATAACTATAAGCCATATATTTGAGGTTATAAATATATGCAACATATCAAAATAAGCAGGATTCATCAAACATTGTGCAGTGACAGGAGAAAATATTAAACTTGAAAATTTCCATACTGGTAAGTGATTTATCGAGTGCTGGAGCAGGAAGGTGGGGAGGCGGTTCAGTTCGTTCCTTTCTGTTAGCACAAGCACTGCAAAGACTTAAGTATCAAGTAGAAATCTTAGGATTTGTATTTGGACAAGAGGCAGCAGTTATCCCTCAATCAGAAATTATGGTCAGCCAGTTTACTGGCTATAACTACCCGAAATTTCTCATTTCAGCTTCTCAGCTTTTAAAAAAGCTAGATGGTGATATTATTTATGCGATGAGACCAAAGCCTACAACTTTTGGTTTAGCACTACTAAAAAAACTAAAAACCAATCAACCGATAATTTTAGACATAGACGACTGGGAACTCAGTTGGTATGGTGGTGAAAAATGGCAGTATAATTTCTCCTTCAAGCAACTTTATCGAGATATTATTAAACCAGATGGAGCATTGAGACAGCCAGATCATCCGTTTTTTTTAAAAAAAACAGAAGGGATGACCCAAAAAGCCAACGCTATTACCATTCATACTAAATTTTTACAAGACAGATTTGGTGGTATATATTTACCAAATGGAAAAGATACAGAACTATTTAATCCCCATCTTTATGATCCAGAAGAAAGTAGAGTCTATTATGGCTTGTCTGGATATCGAATTTTAATGTTTCCCGGCGCTCCTAGACCATACAAAGGTGTTGAAGATGTATTAACTGCGCTCGAACTTATCAATGAACCAGATTTAAAACTAGTGATTGTAGGAGGTAGTCCTTATGATGATTATGATGCTCAACTATCAAAAAAATGGGGAAATTGGATTATAAAACTACCAAAATATCCATCTACAGAAATGCCAAAAATTGTCGCTGCGGCACATATTGTTGTTGTTCCCCAAAGAAATACACCAGCAGCTTTAGCTCAATTTCCATTAAAATTAACCGATGGTATGGCAATGGCTAAACCAATATTAGCAACTGCTGTGGGAGATATTCCTGAGATTTTAGGTGGAAATGGTTATTTAGTTGATCCTGAATCACCTGAACAAATTGCCGAAAAAATTAAATTGATATTTCAAAAC
This Anabaena sphaerica FACHB-251 DNA region includes the following protein-coding sequences:
- a CDS encoding glycosyltransferase family 4 protein codes for the protein MKISILVSDLSSAGAGRWGGGSVRSFLLAQALQRLKYQVEILGFVFGQEAAVIPQSEIMVSQFTGYNYPKFLISASQLLKKLDGDIIYAMRPKPTTFGLALLKKLKTNQPIILDIDDWELSWYGGEKWQYNFSFKQLYRDIIKPDGALRQPDHPFFLKKTEGMTQKANAITIHTKFLQDRFGGIYLPNGKDTELFNPHLYDPEESRVYYGLSGYRILMFPGAPRPYKGVEDVLTALELINEPDLKLVIVGGSPYDDYDAQLSKKWGNWIIKLPKYPSTEMPKIVAAAHIVVVPQRNTPAALAQFPLKLTDGMAMAKPILATAVGDIPEILGGNGYLVDPESPEQIAEKIKLIFQNLEAANERAVKARERCTEKYSINSMSNILESVITKL